In Candidatus Yanofskybacteria bacterium, the following proteins share a genomic window:
- a CDS encoding copper-translocating P-type ATPase: protein MHPEVKSDTPGRCPGCGMDLIQKEVDGSVTEYDVSELSHKDHEAAMTNPQMAKKMEQDMRRRFWISFLLSIPIFLYSPVGEKVLGVILPSPIPINWLLLILTTPIVFWTGSIFITGTYYSLKARKLNMSVLIATGVLAAYLFSVLLTFIRPESETFYEAAALLVTFVLFGHWMEMKSRRGTSDALRALFDLVPPQANVIREGKEVAIASAEIVHDDIVVLRPGDKVPVDGTITEGESSIDESLVTGESIPVAKKIGDKVIGGSVNQTGTVKFKATQVGSETVLAQIIKMVEIAQNSKAPGQRIADKAAGWLVIVAISSGLAAFLGWYFGAGVGLITSLTFAVSTVVIACPDALGLATPTAVAVGTGIGAKYNILIKDAATLENTSRINAIILDKTGTLTEGKPKVTDVVAFNNFSEQELLKYEASLEAGSNHPLAKAILEETKRRNALPLEPIENFESIAGHGLKAKIDGKIVLAGNEKLLQNNGIIIEPMKDVLGRLAEEGKTLSLLSVDRIFAGVIAAADSSRINSKKTVSALKNLGMEVVMITGDHMKVAEGIGKEVGIDRVFAEVLPENKAKYVKKLQDEGKFVAMVGDGINDAPALAQADIGIAIGAGTDVAIEAGNIVLMKSDPYDIVAAFRLSKATVTKMKQNLFWAAIYNMLAIPVAAGIFYNSLGWSLRPEISALLMSASSIIVATNAVLLKRVEPKLRV, encoded by the coding sequence ATGCACCCAGAGGTCAAATCTGATACTCCCGGACGTTGTCCTGGATGTGGCATGGATCTTATCCAAAAGGAAGTTGATGGAAGCGTAACGGAATATGATGTTTCGGAGTTGAGCCACAAGGACCATGAGGCTGCAATGACTAATCCTCAAATGGCAAAGAAAATGGAGCAAGATATGCGCCGTCGGTTTTGGATTTCATTTTTGCTTTCAATTCCAATTTTTCTTTATTCGCCAGTCGGTGAAAAAGTCCTGGGGGTAATTTTGCCTTCGCCGATTCCTATAAATTGGTTGCTCTTAATTTTAACCACACCTATTGTTTTCTGGACGGGTTCTATTTTTATCACCGGCACTTATTATTCTCTCAAAGCGCGTAAACTCAATATGTCCGTATTGATCGCTACGGGTGTTTTAGCGGCGTATTTATTCAGTGTATTGCTAACATTTATCCGGCCAGAATCAGAAACATTCTATGAGGCCGCCGCTCTTCTTGTCACGTTCGTACTTTTCGGCCATTGGATGGAAATGAAATCGCGGCGTGGCACTTCTGATGCTTTGCGCGCGCTTTTTGACCTGGTGCCACCGCAGGCAAATGTAATTCGCGAGGGCAAAGAGGTTGCCATTGCAAGCGCCGAGATTGTCCATGATGATATCGTAGTTTTGCGTCCCGGGGATAAAGTTCCGGTTGATGGCACTATAACCGAAGGTGAATCGTCTATTGATGAATCGTTGGTTACGGGTGAGTCAATTCCGGTCGCTAAAAAAATTGGCGATAAGGTTATAGGAGGTTCGGTAAATCAAACTGGTACTGTAAAATTCAAAGCTACACAAGTTGGTTCAGAGACGGTTTTGGCGCAGATAATAAAAATGGTTGAGATTGCCCAGAATTCCAAAGCGCCGGGTCAGCGTATTGCAGATAAGGCGGCCGGTTGGTTGGTTATAGTTGCAATCAGTTCGGGGTTAGCAGCATTTTTAGGCTGGTATTTCGGCGCCGGGGTCGGTCTCATTACTTCTCTTACTTTTGCTGTATCAACTGTGGTAATTGCTTGCCCAGACGCGCTTGGACTCGCCACTCCTACTGCTGTCGCGGTAGGCACGGGTATAGGCGCCAAATACAACATTCTTATAAAAGATGCGGCTACTCTTGAAAATACTTCGCGGATCAATGCCATTATTTTGGATAAAACCGGAACTCTCACAGAAGGTAAACCGAAAGTTACTGATGTCGTGGCATTTAATAATTTCAGTGAACAGGAATTACTTAAATACGAAGCCAGTCTTGAGGCCGGTTCTAATCATCCGCTTGCCAAAGCTATTCTCGAAGAGACTAAAAGGCGTAACGCTTTGCCGCTCGAGCCAATAGAAAATTTTGAGTCTATTGCCGGCCACGGGCTTAAGGCAAAAATAGACGGCAAAATCGTTTTGGCCGGTAATGAAAAACTGCTCCAAAACAATGGTATTATCATTGAACCAATGAAAGATGTTCTTGGCCGTCTTGCTGAGGAAGGGAAAACTTTGAGTTTGTTGTCCGTTGATAGAATTTTTGCCGGAGTCATAGCTGCGGCTGATTCTTCAAGAATTAATTCCAAAAAAACTGTTTCCGCGCTTAAAAACCTAGGCATGGAAGTCGTGATGATTACGGGCGATCATATGAAAGTTGCGGAAGGGATCGGAAAAGAAGTTGGGATTGATCGTGTATTTGCGGAAGTGCTTCCGGAAAACAAAGCTAAGTATGTCAAAAAATTGCAAGATGAAGGCAAATTTGTGGCAATGGTGGGGGACGGTATTAATGACGCGCCAGCTCTTGCCCAAGCTGATATCGGTATTGCCATTGGTGCCGGCACTGATGTTGCAATTGAAGCCGGCAACATAGTGCTTATGAAGTCAGATCCTTATGATATTGTAGCGGCTTTTCGTTTGAGCAAAGCGACGGTTACCAAGATGAAACAAAATCTATTTTGGGCCGCGATTTATAACATGCTTGCCATACCTGTTGCCGCCGGTATTTTTTATAATTCACTCGGCTGGTCTTTAAGACCGGAAATTTCTGCACTTCTAATGTCAGCATCATCCATAATAGTTGCAACAAATGCCGTTCTCTTGAAACGTGTTGAACCAAAGTTAAGAGTTTGA